ctatattattttctgtctcgtgacgcctctgtatactttgtgtgcGAGACCGACTGTTTTTATCATGGCGTAATGATTATAAGGTGTATGCgttacggcaacaaatacaacaatacaaataacttttatagtgtcaaaaacaactgacataatgtatacaaactacagcaaaaaaaaattttgacaagattgaagttgtaaacaaactcgagcaaaaaaataatcagctgtttgattaatgtcaccttgtatatcattacaccatggtttttatacaatgtgtgtgcttgccagtgttgccaccaagaaaattataaactacacatgcctcatgaccagcgttgccgctttggtccaattggaccaaaattggtagtttgaagttaacaaattgacttttggtagtttggttggtttgttccgatatttgtcgtattttggtaggctacgatatttctgaatacataagtatttttaagaacaaaataattaaaataataacgaaaaaactacttatgttaagccaaaataataaaactacatatttgcaaaatatgaagatagcattttcttaaatatttagttatgtcagttaaatgtgtatttatttagtagtattgagttcaaaaaatgccacaGCGCTCTCAAaactaataatatgtgttaaactctgcttcaatatttcTGTTTCATCTGACTCTTtaaatgtccaattatggaaattaagacacgtaatttatttctatatgaaacttatttgtgttgaattttttcggaataccaacacttttaggagttttatgttcgtttaagtaattttcggaagagggccttatataaaagctatgatcaattatgaattgaatttttaggtgtaatatatttgtaaaaatgttatttaatatctatataaatcaagcatttatgacggataatgtcttatttctggaggacatttatatgggggctatgtgaaatacatggacaactagccagacagacgtacgaaggacatcgttaaatcgactcaaaaataaaatctcgaaaactgaacgattttaacatatttatgattgtagtgttattaaataactttcttcctctgggtaattttatagcagcaagaatataattatatagttaactattaattttgaaacgaatccatatagcatttctcaaatattttaaatttggtaggttttggtaggctAAAAGTACAACGAtcggtagtttggttggtttgttcaatttttttaattttttggtaggaaatacaattaatatttttaaaatttatagtttttaaatttaaagataacaaataaaaaacatgtgTGAAATAAAATAGTTGGAAACCCTGATTATTGAACTTAACGCCGTTAAATTGAGTAGGTAAtggttcttctttcgattgactgaattttgaaaaaaaaaaatattttttatgtaaaaatatccaattttttagttttataaaaatcatgaaaaatcgaaatcggcagaaattgttcagatttattgcattatgacaaacccacatgtaatagcaacaaaatgatttttttgccctgtgtaatcaaatgcttatatttatttaaaattaaatttttggtaggATAGGAcagaatttggtaggttttagaGTGTatgttggtaggaaaaatattttctttgtggcaacgctgattacacatacgagaaaaaattacacgtgtaaataaattttcgtgatttcaatacgagaaattgtgtaaaattgtgatgaatataaaatgtttgtcacagtggactctgggatgtttggaccaaatacgatcactttattgtcaatggacaattttcacttgcggtaattttaatttatccaggaattggataCATGAGGGGTTTAAAGCAAAGTTAGCAATCtctttttttgtgaatttttctaatttaatgaatttttgagatcagtcaaatatgtcaattccaaatacgcttttaacaaatattaatcaatgttcattcggagattgttccattggaaattgttacatttctattaaaaatttaacaatatttaaaaaatagcacactgtttgctttcgaattttaatttattcctaatttatattaagtgcttggaaatcagttttgttttcagtttaaaaattatagctctgatcattttccttcccagtaaatactttagcagtaaaatcttgtaatgtttatatttataaaatttgtagttataaatttgaaataaagcttccaaaatagtaagtcaattttattgtttattatttaaaacacaaaccagacagacaatagcataaacacaaaacagttcttacgggtataaaaaataactagtaacaatttgtaaatacatttttctcacacaaattcctacgttcttgtttttttctcttaagattggctaacgttaccccgaaataactgcaattaccgttacccatataatagtttataccgttatctgtaaatacatttacccttattctataaacaatttaaaattataaaaatacaaattttcgatttggggttattttgaaaattaacgtttttccaataacaatttgtaataacttgtaaaaatgtatagttattgaatagtatttgtcgttttatatttttttcatgttggaattaaaagtcttatatataaactaaaatttagtttctattaccaatattacgcaaacaaaactatcacaaaaggcgaaatgtccacttggaaaaccaaacatagcaatcttcaaattacttatcgtatttttctgcaaaccttaatgttaatttagttcaaacttgattcatatcttcatcttatatataaatagaacacacgttttttttgtggtacacttttaagtatgttattgtccacatatattaataaaacatatatggttttcgaatttcggccaccgggcgatcctagtacATATAATTCCAGGTGCAGTGAAATAAGGCCATAGGCAATAAGGTCATATGGCCTTATTACACATTGTGTTGAGAAATAAGACCATATGACCTTATTTCCATGGAAGAAGTGAAATAAATTATGACATTATTGCATCttagacaattttttgtttgctaaaatgatttatttaatttgccaAGAAAAGAAAgttcaatcaaaaattaaagaacatccactccaaaaaaaagtattttttaataatttatttacaagaaaggctCCATGGAGGAGAAAGTCCCTAAGAGCGGACAACAAGCAACAAGCAATTTTACACTGATATGGCTTTATTTCCACTTTGGCCAATAATTGATTATGACTTTATTTCACTCCCACGGTGGTAATAAAGTCATATGGTCTTATTTCTCAACAACAATAAGGCcataattccattatactgagtaacaaacgagtacaatataataaatatgaatactaaaatactaaaaatagagGATATAGCTACTTTTCCTCATATagatgtacatatttatttcagtcggttttgaaatctgaacaatccataattcattcattcaattaaaatccaaaatatagataaaagacatacattgacaatatattttggatataattggaatttaaaattacacatgaaaaattacgcctgtatttatttcaattcgccactgctgtcaccttgttaaatacgccttggagTCTACTTTATCAAagtcaaggcgtatttaacaaggtgacagcaatggcgaattgaaataaatacaggcgaattcacttattttttttatatagagtttgacatatggacgtacgggcgaatattttttatatatgtagtttgacatttgtgcgtgttATTTCTATAATCATCTGTGCTGCctatggcaccttattaaatgcaccttgatcaaagtaaattaataaagtagcgacagtactacaacaaatacaacatttacaaaaaccacaagcaattttgtttttggtttaagtttATACTCTGTGTCGCTGTTTTagagtgggtcaaagttttcatcaaagtaaattaataaagtagcgacagtactacaacaaatacaacatttacaaaaaccacaagcaattttggtttaaggtctgagctgtcaaagttgcctgttgttgtttttgcttttgggcttgttgtatttttcgccacaacaaccacaagtgaattgacagttcagaccaaagtaaaaaaaatagtcagctgttctactgagtctactttattaatttactttggttttCATTGTTTGTTCGAATGGAGCAaggcaaagtaaattaataaagtagactcagtagaacagctgactattttttttactttggtctgaactgtcaattcacttgtggttgttgtggcgaaaaatacaacaagcccaaaagcaaaaacaacaacaggcaactttgacagttactaaatgaaaaaaatgttgtaagttaatgtctgagagaattcttattgtcagagttatactgtggaattttatggggataatttttgtggaagatcttaaccctctagctcctaccgataggggtcaatttgacccttttttgagaaaatcaaaaaaagtcctttcaaataGGACATttgaggattaaaatattcttcgaaaatgtttgccagaagatttcagtgggggtcaccaaagataccagaGTTGTAagtaaagctctttacgcttaattattaaaattacgcGCCACCTCGGgtgtcatattttttaaaaaatcgccaaaatccaaatattattcgactgagctgaaatttaaaatataaatagtcattAAGAAAATCTACCAAAACATGAACACATacataatcagcccaattatgaataaaaattccgcgtgagtttttcccttttttcatttttcctattcaaattcaatgggaaaaaacttccgcggaattttttatttatgattgtgctgaatatgtatttgttcatgtttatttttaaaatttttactggaTATTCGTGATACCAACAGAAATTCataactgaaattttttgatacatattttgatatatcgagggtttatattcaaatagttCTATCAAacattttctcgaaaatgagttttttatagcAACGTATTCCCTAACTAATTTTTCATCtatcatttaataaaaaaaatatttccaatgctttttttgtcataaaatttgtattgtgcTATCTAAcacacaaattattttgttagtaaaaaagtgtTATCTACATATGAAATATGTGTGTAtataatctatatatgtatataaaacacaaacaacgtttctacctatgtccgttatagactctgaaaaCATCCAACCTATTAGCTCTAAACCggtatcattggaaaggaaattttctgaaaatggtGAAGATagacacctaaaatactacatAAGGTGCATTCGTAAAtcagattttcgaattttcccacacaaacatttttcccaaatttgAACTTTTGTAAATTTGCATGTCTTGAAGTTTGAACTTAatctaaatttatgcaaaaaataagtttacagtactttttggtactttttgatttaaTACTTTTATGCGGATAAAACGGTCGAACCCAAgttttagtaatattttagtgttttctcctatttaaatcattttaaaaaaaagttccatGGGTTTTTgagttttcagtcgtggtagtcattctcgtggaattgcccatgtGTAGGATTTAGAtgtctgcgatttggatcgcgatccatcaatactgaatgctacacgttcaataaatatcgcgatactggatcgcggtcaatatatattgaacgtgtagcagtgcccttagagttaaagaaaaaaaaaacggtttttttcgctctcctgtaaaatgttgattttgttGTAATGAATTGTTTTcttgaatatgtatttaaaacatcctctaaatttttgacaaaattgtCTAATGTTTAGTTCTTCCATACTGACGATTGTACTTTAAGGAAGAGTCATCCTCGTCCATTGAATAAACGACAACAGTTGGAAACCGGAGCCAATCACCCTTGTAATTATGCTCTTAAATAACATtacatattaataaaacaaattcgtacattttttaatgataaatgagtttttaaaaatctatatttttatgaatgagAGAACGAAGTTTTCTTATATTGATCTACAATATAGTATTCTCTACAAATTGTTGTGTTTTTAGTTGTAATTTTACATATGCCAGTCTTTTCTAACCTCTAAAAAACGTTAGTTATAAGGGACGTCTAACGTGATTCCAatgaattggcaacaatatCATCCCGCTGCGAAGGTGATGGCACTAATGGGGGGAAGAGTGCGGCTGCCTCAGGTATACTGGCTATTTCTTGCATATTGATGATTCTGGGTTTTTCTTCATCGCTCACATTCGATTTGGTTAGTTTATAGAATGCAGTATCACTATGTGTAATGTTAACAATACTACCGGTAAGAGGTAGTGTTTGTAATAATTCTGATGCACTGCTAAACGCACCAATATTAACGGGGGCAATGCCCGTCAAAACTTGGCCGCTGACATTGGTTTGTATGGGCAGAGGTATGTTGCCTAAATCGATGTGACTTTCATTGGTGTGCGCATCGAAAAAGGTTAAATCCACCCGTTCTTGACTCTCGAAGCTGGAGGTGTCATTCTCGTCCACTTCAGTCAAAATTCCAATTTCATAGACCACGGCCTTTACCACATATCtgtatagaaatgaaaaacaatttgaTATTAGTTGATCGTTTTTATTGAACCTTTTTAATGTGTTAGACTTACAAATTTTTGGGTGAATCATTAATACTGGCTCGTAAATCCTCAATGGTATCATTATCAATACCCAAACTGGCATCTAATACTGGTAGAGACCAACAGATGGCGCCCAAGGTAGCCATGGTGTACCACAAAGCAATAACATGACACGTTttcatttttcttaaaaagttgCAAGTGCTGTAgtccttatttaaaaaaaaataacaaaaaactagaGTTAAAACTACGCAAATGCCAACTTTTGTTACGACCGCTCTTATTTACTTTGGTTTTTGCTTTTAAGCCACCAGTGCCCGACTATAACGCGTAATGATTTGAGCTCTACTCAAGTTTTAAACAATCTTTTATAGGATCTGTCGAATTAAGTATTAAATCAGTGTTTCAGAGTACATATCTgtgtatattataaatattatagcGATACAATCGCATGTAATTAACATCAACATTGTTAATTGCCAATCTGGTATTCAAACTGTTGTATTAGTTGTAGAGAAGTTCAGAGAAAAAAGTGCTAGAATTGGAGGAGggcttttaatttaatgtttattttcgaatatgtGTTAATTAATTGTGTTCGTTTTGGAGCGTGTTTCCAGCATCAGCAACAGTAGTACTAAGTTActatgaatttaaaaatcataatgTCATCAGGGAAATAATACAGTGGGTTGGTTTGGTTGATGATcctaataaaaatttcaaaataggtATTCGGAAATGTTTGTTACTGAAATTGAGCAAACAACATTATAACTGAGTACACAAAACGtccaaaaacttttaaaaaataaaccaaatatgtatattattttgcCTAATACTCgtacaaaaacaaaagttcgatagaattaattcttagttccattttcgaaatcaaaattaattttctctcaaaaatattccgttaatgaattcattatgaataaattcataGGCTTATCTGCTGTTTTTcaatagcgaacgagtgctttgggTGGacgttttaaatgtattttgttgttgttacaataacaaaacacatgtataTTATTTTGCCTAATACTCgtacaaaaacaaaagttcgatagaattaattcttagttccattttcgaaatcaaaattaattttctctcaaaaatattccggtaatgaattcattatgaataaattcataGGCTTATCTGCTGTTTTTCAATAGCGAACGATTGCTTTGGGTGGacgttttaaatgtattttgttgttgttgttacaataacaaaacacatgttaaacttccactcaaagcactcgttcgctattgaaaaacagcacattaattattttgtacttcaaatgtcttgagttttttttttgttttatttatttcaaaatctacTTTTGCTTATGACAATTcgaaacaaatatgtatgtgcTGTTTTTCGATAGCGAACGTgtgctttgagtggaaatttaacatgtgttttgttattgtaacaaaaacaaaatacatgtaaaacgtccactcaaagcaatCGTTCGCTAtcgaaaaacagcacattagttttattttatttgacgttaaactaatttgtgctcaaaaagtggttacgcacttcttgagttacaaaatatttgttttgatagatatcgaactcgcatcccactaagcgatccaATAGGtcatcaaggaaaatatctaagttttattttttttttttaaaaaaaggtcccattttgaaaaaaaaagtcaaaatagtttttggattcggaaaaaaaatataaattttttttgttttttaatattttagattgACGAaaaagctatctaaactatttggaactcattttgctaagaacaataggtaataagttacagggatgagaaaaaacacatgtcaaattttgaccccctctaactcagagagttcttgaccgatcttgtttaaaaattgtgtctgaattactatccaataggtctaaattggtgtaaatttcatcccgatcggaagaatcgattttaaaagtgggttcacttgacatgaaatcccccatatttaaAGATAGGTAACGGTATCGGTAATAAAGATAGGTAACGGTATCCAACCTTGGTTTATTacaaacaaacttatatatacagtgacggacattacaatagaatcactaccaatatttcatttaaaaccagtagcaatcataaggattggtgtgggccagaaaatataaaaaagtggcaaaatgtgttgtggacggacgaaacgaccattaatttaattggtagtgatgataagacatgggttagacgtccaaaaaatggcagaaaccaaaaacgtttaaacatggttggggaaatattattatatggggatgcttttcttggtattgcgttggtccaatttattggattaaagaaaatatggataagcacttgtatgtaaatattttggagaatgttataaagccacatgcagaatggaatatgcccttaaactggcttttccagcaagataatgacccaaagcacacgtcaggtcttgccaaaaaatggtttttatataacaaaattcatgttatggaatggccgtctcaataaccagacttaaatcctatggaaaatagtaaaagacaaactcggacttgaaaaattgaaaaacaaggaagaactttggcagaaagttcaggaaatatggtatgcaatttcccgatctacatgcgaaagtttgttaaattcaatctccaaaaatatttgatgctgttattagaaataattgatatgcaacaaaatattaagaaaacaacgaattcttatgatgattttttatttttaatcattttaagactgattgattctatttgaatgtcgcatattttatttagtcttttagatttgacatcgtttttaacataagaatgtgttatttttttattttattttttttatttattgtttacgttatgagcattaatatataatgaacaaattttaaattttgaaatcaaattttgtagttttaccgctttaatcgaattcatatgtagtgattctattgtattgtccgtcactgtacaTGAAACAAGTTATCAggaatatgatttttttaaaaaaatattctatataaatagtttttgttttggaaaaagTGGGATGGAGTGTTTTACAAAATAAGGGGATATGTAAGTTTGGTACATtactttttggaaatgtttTATAATATGAGTGTGTGCCAAACGGTAGCAAAGTATGAgggaaagtaaatttttgatagatatgaggagaataaaatttcattagctCATAGGGCTACCCAAATTTGGAATATTTGACAAACatataatgaataaaatatacaaaactaaaatatgtacatatacatacatatatttctaatttcatttgtatataatttttaaatctacatatatatgtaaataaaaatcaattgtcgttcgttggtcagttgagaacggccggaccgatttagacaattttttttaaatgttgttcaTA
This genomic stretch from Calliphora vicina unplaced genomic scaffold, idCalVici1.1 scaffold_21, whole genome shotgun sequence harbors:
- the LOC135963087 gene encoding uncharacterized protein LOC135963087 → MKTCHVIALWYTMATLGAICWSLPVLDASLGIDNDTIEDLRASINDSPKNLYVVKAVVYEIGILTEVDENDTSSFESQERVDLTFFDAHTNESHIDLGNIPLPIQTNVSGQVLTGIAPVNIGAFSSASELLQTLPLTGSIVNITHSDTAFYKLTKSNVSDEEKPRIINMQEIASIPEAAALFPPLVPSPSQRDDIVANSLESR